A window from Terriglobia bacterium encodes these proteins:
- a CDS encoding TonB family protein has protein sequence MSTAGMGMFALAPTSRRRWNSSLLVSFVLHCVVVYFLVRPPRPIFVTPSQIAFGHGGTTTELVYFSHRGASTAPDSTTVPATRQISLTRTAPRRKPSPRPAALNTATGQPVASESARAGSPFGSLAQGPSSGHDVRPALPVVFPDPGILPWQIPSGIEGNVIVEITIDTQGNVTETRVLQGLGHGIEEKCVAAVRNWRFRPAMMDGRPIPSQQDVYFHFPS, from the coding sequence GTGAGCACTGCTGGGATGGGCATGTTCGCGCTGGCTCCAACCTCAAGACGCCGCTGGAACAGTTCGCTGCTGGTGTCGTTCGTTCTGCACTGTGTTGTGGTGTACTTCCTGGTACGCCCGCCGCGGCCCATCTTCGTCACGCCGTCCCAGATCGCCTTCGGGCACGGCGGCACGACAACCGAACTCGTCTATTTTTCGCATCGTGGTGCCTCCACCGCGCCAGACTCGACCACAGTTCCCGCCACACGGCAGATCTCGCTCACCCGCACCGCTCCGCGTCGGAAGCCAAGCCCTAGACCCGCGGCCCTAAACACTGCCACCGGCCAGCCCGTCGCCTCCGAGTCCGCGCGCGCCGGCTCTCCGTTTGGCTCGCTCGCGCAAGGCCCCAGCAGCGGCCATGATGTCCGGCCCGCCCTACCGGTTGTCTTCCCAGATCCCGGCATCCTGCCATGGCAGATTCCTTCCGGCATCGAAGGCAACGTAATCGTGGAGATCACCATTGACACGCAGGGCAACGTCACCGAAACCAGGGTTCTGCAGGGCCTCGGCCACGGCATCGAGGAAAAGTGCGTCGCCGCGGTTCGTAATTGGCGCTTCCGTCCCGCCATGATGGATGGCCGCCCCATCCCCTCGCAGCAGGACGTCTACTTCCATTTCCCCAGTTAG
- a CDS encoding amino acid racemase, whose amino-acid sequence MSKAKHIGIVACSAEGAALCYRTICVEAEEMMGKHDHPEVSMHTHSLAEYMKCIDEKNWQGVAELMLSSAEKLAKCGAEFLICPDNTIHQAMPLVRPRSPLPWLHIAGAVGTEAIRRGYRQLGITGTKYLVESSVYPQELEKRGIGWLRPKDDEREEINRIIFDELVRARFTPEALSYFQQVIESLKRRGCDAVVLGCTEIPLLVNNENSPLPVLDSTRLLARAALRASCEL is encoded by the coding sequence ATGAGCAAGGCAAAACATATCGGAATCGTGGCCTGCAGCGCGGAAGGCGCGGCGCTGTGCTATCGCACGATTTGTGTCGAGGCCGAGGAGATGATGGGCAAACACGATCATCCCGAGGTGTCGATGCACACGCACTCGCTGGCCGAGTACATGAAGTGCATCGACGAGAAGAACTGGCAAGGCGTGGCGGAGTTGATGCTGTCGTCGGCGGAGAAGCTGGCGAAGTGCGGCGCGGAGTTTCTGATCTGCCCGGACAATACGATTCACCAGGCAATGCCTCTGGTGCGGCCGCGCTCGCCGCTGCCGTGGCTCCATATCGCAGGTGCGGTAGGCACTGAAGCGATCCGGCGCGGGTACCGGCAGTTGGGGATCACGGGGACGAAATACCTGGTGGAGAGCAGCGTGTATCCGCAGGAGCTGGAGAAGCGGGGCATCGGGTGGCTGCGGCCGAAGGACGACGAGCGCGAGGAGATCAACCGGATCATTTTTGACGAGTTGGTGCGCGCCAGGTTTACGCCGGAGGCGCTGAGTTATTTTCAGCAGGTCATCGAAAGCCTGAAGCGGCGCGGGTGCGACGCCGTGGTGCTGGGGTGCACGGAGATTCCATTGCTGGTGAATAACGAGAATTCGCCGCTGCCGGTGCTGGATTCGACGCGGTTGCTGGCGAGGGCTGCGCTACGGGCGAGTTGTGAGTTGTGA
- a CDS encoding DUF1572 domain-containing protein, protein MDTGTAYLDEARRALRGHKRLAEGAIAQLRDDELFLQLDPESNSIAVLMKHIAGNLRSRFTDFLTSDGEKPDRHRDQEFEISASTTRAQLLEMWESGWKIVFDTLASLQPADLERAVTIRGEPLTVLQAAHRAVAHYAYHIGQIVFLAKHFRGAEWKTLSIARGQSEQFNAARKSEVRSQK, encoded by the coding sequence ATGGATACCGGCACCGCCTACCTCGATGAAGCCCGTCGCGCCCTGCGCGGCCACAAGCGCCTCGCCGAAGGCGCCATCGCCCAGCTCCGCGACGACGAACTCTTCCTCCAACTCGACCCCGAATCCAACAGCATCGCCGTGCTGATGAAGCACATCGCCGGCAACCTGCGTTCTCGCTTCACCGACTTCCTCACCAGCGATGGCGAAAAGCCCGATCGTCATCGCGACCAGGAATTCGAAATTTCCGCCTCCACCACCCGCGCCCAGCTCCTGGAAATGTGGGAATCCGGCTGGAAGATCGTTTTCGACACGCTGGCCTCGCTCCAGCCTGCCGACCTGGAGCGCGCGGTCACAATCCGCGGCGAACCCTTGACCGTCCTGCAGGCGGCGCACCGCGCCGTAGCGCATTACGCCTACCACATCGGCCAGATCGTTTTTCTTGCCAAGCATTTCCGTGGCGCCGAATGGAAGACGCTCAGCATCGCGCGCGGCCAGTCCGAGCAATTCAACGCCGCCAGGAAGTCAGAAGTAAGAAGTCAAAAGTAA
- a CDS encoding tetratricopeptide repeat protein yields the protein MRAFWIIALITCSGLASADTIYLKNGRTIAADKVTVNGPRVYYEVGEDTYAIPKSMVDRIESGGEPPLRSSSGAPAKPAVVPNIAASIVGSDAVALKIIKDGRVDTEALALIERAGNADQTAAAYFLAGRHEYERGDRERARYYFDRALPFAPQNDVVLVSYAAVLIQLARPADAIPLAERATRAAPNSADAWMILGFAHYSADRLAPAIAAWKRSLVLRPEDNVRKYLARAQRELAAESDFSQSETGHFSIHYEGATTSASLRQQIQASLENGYNDLVRDLGISPRQNISVSLYTNQAFFDVTEAPAWIGAINDGKLRIPIQGLASVTPELARVLKHEIAHSFINQASRGRCPQWLNEGIAQLVEPKSLGPMRGRRLADLYRGGRQIPLAFLESSFLSFSPFEAVLAYDESLAAAEYIHDTYGMSELRSILERLGDGASSESALRVTIHSGYADLEEQLARHLYLKYGK from the coding sequence GTGCGAGCTTTCTGGATCATCGCCTTAATCACTTGTTCCGGCCTCGCTTCGGCGGACACCATCTATCTGAAGAACGGGCGGACCATCGCCGCCGACAAGGTCACCGTCAATGGTCCGCGCGTCTATTATGAGGTCGGCGAGGACACCTATGCCATTCCCAAGTCGATGGTCGACCGCATCGAATCCGGCGGGGAGCCCCCGCTTCGCTCCTCGTCTGGCGCGCCCGCCAAGCCCGCCGTGGTCCCCAATATCGCCGCCAGCATAGTCGGCTCCGACGCGGTCGCGCTCAAGATCATCAAGGACGGCCGCGTTGACACCGAAGCCCTGGCCCTGATCGAGCGCGCCGGCAATGCCGATCAAACCGCCGCCGCCTACTTTCTCGCCGGACGCCACGAATACGAGCGCGGCGACCGCGAGCGCGCCCGCTACTACTTCGATCGCGCCCTCCCCTTCGCGCCGCAGAACGACGTGGTCCTGGTCAGCTATGCCGCCGTGTTGATTCAACTGGCCCGTCCCGCCGACGCCATTCCGCTTGCCGAACGCGCCACTCGCGCCGCGCCCAATTCCGCCGACGCTTGGATGATCCTCGGCTTCGCCCATTACTCGGCCGACCGCCTCGCGCCCGCCATCGCCGCCTGGAAGCGCTCGCTCGTCCTGCGCCCCGAAGACAACGTCCGGAAATATCTCGCCCGCGCGCAGCGCGAACTCGCCGCCGAATCCGACTTCTCCCAGTCCGAGACCGGTCACTTCAGCATCCACTACGAAGGCGCCACCACCTCCGCCAGCCTCCGCCAGCAAATCCAGGCGTCGCTCGAAAACGGCTACAACGACCTGGTGCGCGATCTCGGCATCTCGCCGCGTCAGAACATCTCCGTTTCCCTTTACACCAACCAGGCCTTCTTCGACGTCACCGAAGCTCCCGCCTGGATCGGCGCCATCAACGACGGCAAGCTGCGCATTCCCATCCAGGGCCTCGCCTCCGTCACGCCGGAGCTGGCCCGCGTCCTCAAGCACGAAATCGCGCACTCCTTCATCAACCAGGCTTCCCGCGGACGCTGCCCGCAGTGGCTCAATGAAGGGATCGCGCAACTGGTCGAGCCCAAGTCGCTCGGCCCCATGCGCGGGCGCCGCCTCGCCGACCTCTACCGCGGCGGGCGCCAGATCCCGCTCGCCTTCCTCGAGAGCTCCTTCCTCAGCTTCTCGCCGTTTGAGGCCGTACTCGCCTACGACGAATCCCTCGCCGCTGCCGAGTACATCCACGACACCTACGGCATGTCCGAGCTGCGCTCCATCCTCGAGCGCCTGGGCGACGGCGCCTCCTCCGAAAGCGCCCTCCGCGTCACCATCCACTCCGGCTACGCCGACCTCGAAGAACAACTGGCGCGGCATCTCTACCTGAAATACGGCAAGTAG
- a CDS encoding MerR family transcriptional regulator, whose amino-acid sequence MATARKSGKHKREEVLIPDKLYFRIGEVSRLCRLPAYVLRFWETEFPQLKPAKSSTGQRMYRRRDLENALRIKTLLYDDGYTIAGARQQLRSESKALKTQVGLPFPRRAPSDGLKRLRQGLQEILVILSSSAKRARA is encoded by the coding sequence ATGGCGACGGCAAGGAAATCCGGGAAACACAAGCGGGAGGAAGTGCTGATCCCCGACAAGCTGTACTTCCGCATTGGGGAGGTGTCGCGGCTGTGCCGGCTGCCGGCCTACGTGCTGCGGTTCTGGGAGACCGAGTTCCCGCAACTGAAGCCGGCCAAGAGCAGCACCGGGCAGCGCATGTACCGGCGTCGCGACCTGGAAAACGCGCTGCGGATCAAAACCCTGCTGTACGACGATGGCTACACGATCGCGGGGGCGCGCCAGCAACTGCGATCGGAATCGAAGGCGCTCAAGACGCAGGTGGGACTGCCGTTCCCGCGGCGGGCGCCGTCCGACGGGCTGAAGCGTTTGCGCCAGGGACTGCAGGAGATCCTGGTTATCCTCTCCAGCAGCGCCAAGCGAGCGAGGGCGTAG
- a CDS encoding SpoIIE family protein phosphatase gives MKIFFRNRAPARELRKPAPAKFPELPTVRVGALYRGARVGGDFFDFIQVGSARLLVLLLDIAGKRDEALNIAAAVQDVFHGAADIFYADDVNEPVALISMLLDINRAIMDAAGGVRCAPAFLACYNEVLGTVCYINAGHTPALLKDHDDISPLEAGGLPLGLFSHATHDAQICAMPLGSSLIMVSRGLVEAKGHKEEFGLDRVKQALQEDPGRDANQLCRNVLSSVTEFLESQHKHRLLARGELQIAESDPLGDNDATTLALVRTAAATAP, from the coding sequence ATGAAGATTTTCTTCCGCAATCGCGCTCCGGCGCGCGAGCTTCGCAAGCCGGCGCCGGCCAAGTTTCCCGAGCTTCCCACCGTCCGCGTCGGCGCTCTGTACCGCGGCGCCCGCGTTGGCGGCGACTTCTTCGACTTCATCCAGGTGGGTTCCGCGCGCCTTCTCGTTCTCCTGCTCGACATCGCCGGCAAGCGCGACGAAGCCCTGAACATCGCCGCCGCCGTCCAGGACGTTTTCCACGGCGCCGCCGACATCTTCTACGCCGACGACGTCAACGAGCCCGTTGCCCTCATCAGCATGCTTCTCGACATCAACCGCGCCATCATGGACGCCGCCGGCGGCGTGCGTTGTGCTCCCGCTTTCCTCGCCTGCTACAACGAGGTTCTTGGCACCGTCTGCTACATCAACGCCGGGCACACGCCCGCCCTCCTCAAGGACCACGACGACATCAGCCCCCTCGAAGCCGGCGGCCTGCCGCTTGGCCTGTTCTCCCACGCCACCCACGACGCGCAAATCTGCGCCATGCCGCTCGGCTCCTCCCTGATTATGGTTTCCCGCGGCCTGGTGGAAGCCAAGGGGCACAAAGAAGAGTTCGGCCTCGACCGCGTCAAGCAGGCGCTGCAGGAAGACCCGGGCCGCGACGCGAATCAGCTCTGCCGTAACGTCCTCTCCAGCGTCACCGAATTCCTCGAAAGCCAGCACAAGCATCGCCTGCTCGCCCGCGGCGAGCTCCAGATCGCCGAATCCGATCCCCTCGGCGACAACGACGCCACCACCCTCGCCCTGGTCCGCACTGCCGCCGCCACGGCGCCATGA
- a CDS encoding PilZ domain-containing protein, producing the protein MYLVILCAIVAVAVTVWLIMAGEGKSPESRRSNARIQLAVPVEVECFGEVFNAASQDISRGGMLLKAKAPVKVAQPVHLSFTLPETTLVEIPAVVCHQRGELFGVKFDPTHRRRAVIEKWVRHAFEEDHRRAAKAAVQQPAEP; encoded by the coding sequence ATGTACCTGGTTATTCTGTGCGCCATAGTAGCGGTGGCGGTGACCGTCTGGCTGATCATGGCCGGCGAAGGGAAATCACCAGAATCGCGGCGCTCGAATGCGCGCATTCAACTGGCCGTGCCGGTGGAAGTGGAATGTTTCGGAGAAGTGTTTAACGCCGCCAGCCAGGACATCAGCCGCGGTGGCATGTTGTTGAAGGCGAAAGCGCCCGTAAAGGTCGCGCAGCCGGTGCATCTCTCCTTTACCCTTCCGGAAACAACTCTGGTTGAGATTCCCGCCGTGGTGTGCCACCAACGAGGCGAGTTGTTCGGGGTGAAGTTCGATCCCACACACCGCCGGCGCGCGGTGATCGAAAAGTGGGTGCGGCACGCCTTCGAGGAAGATCACCGGCGGGCGGCGAAGGCTGCAGTCCAGCAGCCGGCTGAACCCTAG
- a CDS encoding peptidylprolyl isomerase gives MKRILRKSVVLLAGAGLVCAAAFAADSVVEEIIVRVNSGIITRSEVLKSLEETKREVAEKLGTGTAADQELAKRTKDLLRDMIDQQLLVQKAQDLGITGDTELIKRLDEIRKSMNLDSMEALEKAAQAQGVSYEDFKQNLKNQIVTQQVIQRDVGSHVQVTPDEIKAFYDGHQNEFTRPETVRLSEILISTQQPSVDKNNPAQPDTQTLESAQKKAEAALAAIKRGEHFEDVAKKYSDGPSAQQGGDLGEFKRGTMAKELEDRTFAMKPGDVTDVIRTKQGFVILKVTEHLAAGVPPLKTVEPNIQEAIYFQKLQPALRDYLTKLREQAYIDIKPGFVDSGASPNQTKPILTTAEVHGAKDKLKKKKRFVLF, from the coding sequence ATGAAACGTATTCTAAGAAAATCCGTCGTATTGCTGGCCGGCGCTGGCCTGGTGTGCGCCGCCGCCTTCGCCGCCGATTCGGTGGTCGAGGAAATCATCGTACGCGTGAACAGCGGCATCATCACCCGGTCCGAGGTGCTGAAGAGCCTGGAGGAGACCAAGCGCGAGGTGGCGGAGAAGCTTGGCACCGGGACTGCGGCCGACCAGGAGCTGGCCAAGCGCACCAAGGATTTGCTGCGCGACATGATCGACCAGCAACTGCTGGTGCAGAAGGCGCAGGACCTGGGCATCACGGGGGACACGGAGCTGATCAAGCGGCTGGATGAAATTCGGAAATCCATGAACCTGGACAGCATGGAGGCGCTGGAAAAGGCGGCGCAAGCCCAGGGAGTGTCCTACGAGGATTTTAAGCAGAACCTGAAGAATCAGATCGTCACCCAGCAAGTGATCCAGCGCGACGTCGGGTCGCACGTGCAGGTCACGCCGGACGAGATCAAGGCTTTTTACGACGGGCACCAGAATGAGTTCACGCGTCCGGAGACAGTGCGCTTGAGCGAGATCCTGATTTCGACGCAACAGCCCAGCGTGGACAAGAACAACCCGGCGCAGCCCGATACGCAAACTCTGGAATCGGCGCAGAAGAAAGCGGAAGCGGCGCTGGCGGCGATCAAGCGTGGCGAACACTTCGAGGACGTGGCGAAGAAGTATTCCGACGGGCCGTCGGCGCAGCAGGGCGGTGACCTGGGCGAGTTCAAGCGCGGCACGATGGCAAAGGAACTGGAAGACCGCACGTTCGCCATGAAGCCGGGCGATGTCACCGACGTGATCCGCACCAAGCAGGGATTCGTCATCCTGAAGGTGACGGAGCACTTGGCGGCCGGCGTGCCTCCGCTGAAAACCGTGGAGCCCAATATCCAGGAAGCGATTTACTTCCAGAAATTGCAGCCCGCGCTGCGCGACTACCTGACCAAGCTGCGAGAGCAGGCGTACATCGACATCAAGCCGGGATTCGTGGACTCCGGCGCCAGCCCGAACCAGACCAAGCCCATCCTCACCACGGCGGAGGTGCACGGAGCGAAGGACAAGCTGAAGAAAAAGAAGAGATTTGTCTTGTTCTGA
- a CDS encoding PEP-CTERM sorting domain-containing protein has protein sequence MRKLVLAALTMMLLVAVPMLADSFNPGDFTLGQSASSNGFVTPDCPARASTCTSDPSSGFYMQGADYGVAFWDSWGFPSSTNYFTTFASAGTVSFTWSAVTQDSDFMFDPFAVLLNGNSLLTVNNGMSASGLLSFVVSAGDVLEFQINSLDSSWGPGTATIDSYTYNVPEPGTLVLMATGVLGLAGSFRRRLSR, from the coding sequence ATGCGCAAACTAGTTCTGGCTGCCCTGACGATGATGTTGCTAGTGGCGGTTCCCATGCTCGCAGACAGTTTCAACCCTGGGGACTTCACGTTGGGCCAATCAGCTAGCTCCAATGGTTTTGTAACACCCGACTGTCCAGCGCGTGCCAGCACGTGCACAAGTGACCCTTCGAGCGGGTTCTACATGCAGGGCGCCGACTATGGTGTTGCCTTTTGGGATTCTTGGGGTTTTCCCAGCAGCACGAACTATTTCACCACCTTCGCCTCAGCCGGCACGGTCAGCTTCACTTGGAGCGCGGTCACGCAGGACTCGGATTTCATGTTCGATCCCTTTGCCGTACTGCTGAACGGCAACTCGTTGCTCACCGTCAATAACGGTATGAGCGCTAGCGGTTTGCTGTCCTTCGTCGTGAGCGCCGGCGACGTGCTGGAGTTTCAGATCAATTCGCTTGATTCCTCCTGGGGTCCGGGAACGGCGACGATCGACAGCTACACCTACAATGTTCCGGAACCGGGCACCCTTGTCCTAATGGCCACGGGTGTGTTGGGATTGGCCGGAAGCTTCCGCCGCAGGTTGTCGCGGTAA
- a CDS encoding AsmA family protein translates to MLPLAMKRALIIIGIVVAVLVIIVIALPLLFDADSFRPRIESELRTALAREVKIGHLSLSLMAGGVTAENISIADDPAFSANPFLHAKSLDVGLDLPALLFSRALNIHSITIVEPEVALVHSNAQWNFSSLGATRESPAKPAAAGPGFSVQKLRVVHGRISVAAVGKAPTTYDDLTLDAGNISYTSPIPFTIEANTPGGGKLKIDGHAGPIDRADAARTPLQTSVVITGMDLAKTGLLPADSGVAGLLDFTGTLSSDGKTLHSEGAVKTQQLRLVKTGSPARQPVSLSYISDYDLKRQVGSLARGEVRTGNCVAHVSGNYDARGQDAVVHLKLNGQNLPITDLAGLLPALGVALPAGSSLQAGAVTANLALDGALDKLVTTGTLDAANLKLANFNLGSKMSAIALLAGLRTGSDTTIQTMTSRLRIAPEGMRADSLSILIPELGAITGAGTLSNTNALNFRMAAKLNNNASLVGGLQRVTGLGQANKPIPFLIQGTTQNPVFLPDVGGFIGNTVPVPAQGMQQGIGGILGIFQKKKKQ, encoded by the coding sequence ATGCTTCCGCTCGCCATGAAGCGCGCGCTCATCATCATCGGTATCGTCGTTGCCGTCCTCGTCATCATCGTCATCGCCCTTCCCCTGCTCTTCGACGCCGACTCGTTTCGCCCCCGCATCGAGTCCGAACTCCGCACCGCCCTCGCCCGCGAGGTCAAAATCGGACACCTCTCGCTCTCCCTGATGGCCGGGGGCGTCACCGCCGAAAACATCTCCATCGCCGACGATCCCGCTTTCAGCGCCAATCCCTTCCTCCACGCCAAATCGCTCGACGTCGGACTCGACCTGCCCGCGCTCCTCTTCTCCCGCGCCCTCAACATCCACTCCATCACCATCGTCGAACCCGAAGTCGCCCTGGTCCACAGCAACGCACAATGGAACTTCTCCTCTCTTGGCGCGACCAGGGAATCGCCCGCCAAGCCGGCCGCCGCCGGGCCCGGCTTCTCCGTACAGAAACTCCGCGTCGTCCACGGACGCATCTCGGTCGCCGCCGTCGGCAAAGCGCCGACCACCTACGACGACCTCACCTTGGACGCCGGCAACATCTCCTACACCTCGCCCATCCCGTTCACCATCGAAGCCAATACCCCCGGCGGCGGCAAGCTGAAGATTGACGGCCACGCCGGCCCCATTGACCGCGCCGACGCCGCGCGCACTCCGCTGCAGACCTCCGTCGTCATCACCGGCATGGACCTCGCCAAAACCGGCCTCCTCCCCGCCGATTCCGGCGTCGCCGGCCTGCTGGATTTCACCGGCACGCTCTCCTCCGACGGCAAGACCCTGCACAGCGAGGGCGCCGTCAAGACGCAGCAGTTGCGCTTGGTGAAGACCGGATCGCCGGCGCGCCAGCCGGTTAGCCTGTCCTATATATCGGACTACGACCTAAAGCGCCAGGTCGGCTCGCTCGCCCGCGGTGAAGTCCGCACCGGCAACTGCGTCGCGCATGTCAGCGGCAACTACGACGCCCGCGGCCAAGACGCCGTCGTCCACCTTAAGCTCAACGGCCAGAACCTTCCCATCACCGACCTCGCCGGACTTCTGCCCGCGCTCGGCGTCGCGCTGCCTGCGGGCTCCTCGCTGCAGGCCGGAGCCGTGACCGCCAACCTCGCGCTCGACGGCGCCCTCGACAAGCTGGTCACCACCGGCACGCTCGATGCCGCCAACCTCAAGCTCGCCAACTTCAACCTCGGCTCCAAAATGAGCGCCATTGCCTTGCTCGCCGGCCTCCGCACCGGCTCCGACACCACCATCCAGACCATGACCTCGCGCCTGCGGATCGCGCCCGAAGGCATGCGCGCCGACTCGCTCTCCATCCTCATTCCCGAGCTCGGCGCCATCACCGGCGCGGGCACGCTGTCCAACACCAACGCGCTGAACTTCCGCATGGCCGCCAAGCTCAACAACAACGCCAGCCTCGTCGGCGGACTGCAGCGCGTCACCGGCCTCGGCCAGGCTAATAAGCCGATCCCTTTCCTCATCCAGGGCACCACCCAGAATCCGGTCTTTCTCCCCGACGTCGGCGGCTTCATCGGCAACACCGTCCCCGTGCCCGCGCAAGGCATGCAGCAAGGCATTGGCGGAATCCTTGGAATCTTTCAGAAGAAGAAAAAGCAATAG
- a CDS encoding DinB family protein: MNPDKSLRHWLTWLLSGGGAHASFDQAVRGLPPKLRGIKPPNLPHTAWQLLEHMRIAQWDILDFSRNSQYRPLAWPAGYWPKTAAPPPGGWVKSVRQFRTDLASMRKLVTNPKTDLLAPILWGDGQTILREALLVADHNSYHLGQLILVRKALGAWKG; encoded by the coding sequence ATGAATCCTGACAAATCTCTCCGCCACTGGCTCACCTGGCTACTCTCGGGCGGCGGCGCCCACGCCTCCTTCGACCAAGCCGTTCGCGGGCTCCCGCCCAAGCTCCGCGGCATCAAGCCGCCCAACCTGCCGCACACAGCCTGGCAATTGCTGGAGCATATGCGCATTGCGCAGTGGGACATCCTGGACTTCAGCCGCAACTCGCAATACCGGCCGCTCGCCTGGCCCGCAGGCTACTGGCCGAAAACGGCAGCGCCACCGCCAGGTGGGTGGGTGAAAAGCGTGCGCCAGTTCCGCACCGATCTGGCGTCCATGCGCAAGCTCGTGACCAATCCCAAGACCGACCTGCTTGCACCTATCCTCTGGGGAGACGGCCAAACCATCCTCCGCGAAGCCTTGCTGGTCGCCGACCACAACTCCTACCACCTAGGCCAGCTCATCCTTGTGCGCAAGGCGCTGGGGGCATGGAAGGGCTGA
- a CDS encoding MFS transporter yields MSPSAYWRLVRGNRNFRRLWLAQIVSEIGDWFYTVTLYTLLLQFTGRAQSVGLALVLQVLPQTLVGPSAGVVNDRVRRKRVMITADLLRAGIVLSMLLVRSRSTVWLIYPLLVMETVAAAFFEPARNSVIPNITRREEVIVANTLSSITWSFDLAVGATLGGIVAVFLGREAVFILNALSFVASALLIGGMRFHEPHAAGLPRLRPREVVDFSPMMEGLRYLQDRPRLLATVLVKGGLGLMIGATWIIYTILGEREFSLRFGGSAGQAAMLGMGVLIGARGIGALLGPLIGATWAGQRDSRLRRGILFGFIAAACGVGSISVAPNVWIAMLCVIVAHCGGSIIWTFSTTLLQLYSDDQFRGRVFSADLGICMATISLTAWAASAAIDAAIPVRLLAAITGAAILIPAGAWALAQRFWKSSLSVDSSIRRSPAD; encoded by the coding sequence ATCTCACCCTCCGCCTACTGGCGCCTGGTACGCGGCAACCGCAACTTCCGCCGCCTCTGGCTGGCGCAGATCGTTAGCGAAATCGGCGACTGGTTCTACACCGTCACCCTGTACACGCTGCTGCTGCAATTCACCGGACGCGCGCAATCCGTCGGCCTCGCCCTGGTTCTGCAAGTCCTGCCGCAAACGCTGGTCGGCCCCTCCGCCGGCGTGGTCAACGACCGCGTTCGCCGCAAACGCGTCATGATTACCGCCGACCTGCTCCGCGCCGGCATTGTCCTGTCGATGTTGCTCGTCCGCTCGCGCTCCACCGTCTGGTTGATTTACCCGCTGCTGGTGATGGAAACCGTCGCCGCCGCCTTCTTCGAGCCCGCGCGCAACTCCGTCATTCCCAACATCACCCGGCGCGAAGAGGTCATCGTCGCCAACACGCTGTCGTCCATCACCTGGTCATTCGACCTCGCCGTCGGGGCCACGCTCGGCGGCATCGTCGCCGTTTTCCTCGGGCGTGAAGCCGTGTTCATCCTCAATGCGCTTTCCTTCGTCGCCTCCGCTCTGCTCATCGGCGGCATGAGATTTCACGAGCCCCACGCCGCCGGACTGCCACGCCTGCGCCCGCGCGAGGTAGTGGATTTCTCGCCCATGATGGAAGGTCTGCGCTACCTGCAAGATCGCCCGCGCCTGCTCGCCACCGTACTGGTGAAGGGCGGCCTCGGCCTGATGATCGGCGCCACCTGGATCATCTACACCATCCTCGGCGAGCGCGAATTCTCCCTCCGCTTCGGCGGCTCCGCCGGCCAAGCTGCCATGCTCGGAATGGGTGTCCTGATCGGTGCGCGCGGCATCGGCGCCCTGCTCGGCCCGCTCATCGGCGCCACCTGGGCCGGTCAGCGCGACTCCCGCCTTCGCCGCGGCATTCTCTTCGGATTCATTGCCGCCGCCTGCGGCGTGGGCTCGATCTCCGTCGCGCCCAACGTCTGGATCGCAATGCTCTGCGTCATCGTCGCCCACTGCGGCGGCTCCATCATTTGGACTTTCTCGACCACCCTGCTCCAGCTCTACAGCGACGACCAATTCCGCGGGCGCGTCTTCTCCGCCGACCTCGGCATTTGCATGGCCACCATCTCCCTCACCGCCTGGGCCGCTTCCGCCGCCATTGACGCCGCCATCCCCGTGCGCCTCCTTGCGGCCATCACCGGCGCCGCCATCCTCATCCCCGCCGGCGCCTGGGCACTCGCCCAGCGTTTCTGGAAATCGAGTCTCTCGGTGGATTCCTCCATCCGTCGTTCACCTGCAGACTGA